In Nomascus leucogenys isolate Asia chromosome 6, Asia_NLE_v1, whole genome shotgun sequence, one DNA window encodes the following:
- the LIPC gene encoding hepatic triacylglycerol lipase isoform X3, with protein sequence MDTSPLCFSILLVLCIFIQSSAHGQSLKPEPFGRRAQAVETNKTLHEMKTRFLLFGETNQGCQIRINHLDTLQECGFNSSLPLVMIIHGWSESVQFSRSHVHLIGYSLGAHVSGFAGSSIGGTHKIGRITGLDAAGPLFEGSSPSNRLSPDDANFVDAIHTFTREHMGLSVGIKQPIGHYDFYPNGGSFQPGCHFLELYRHIAQHGFNAITQTIKCSHERSVHLFIDSLLHAGTQSMAYLCGDMNSFSQGLCLSCKKGRCNTLGYHVRQEPRSKSKRLFLVTRDQSPFKVYHYQFKIQFINQTQTPIQTSFTMSLLGTKEKMQKIPITLGKGILSNKTYSFLITLDVDIGGLIMIKFRWENSAVWANVWNTVQTIIPWSTGPRHSGLILKTIRVKAGETQQRMTFCSENTDDLLLRPTQEKIFFKCEIKSKTSKRKIR encoded by the exons AGCCATTTGGAAGAAGAGCTCAAGctgttgaaacaaacaaaacGCTGCATGAGATGAAGACCAGATTCCTGCTCTTTGGAGAAACCAATCAGGGCTGTCAGATTCGAATCAATCATCTGGACACGTTACAGGAGTGCGGCTTCAACTCCTCCCTGCCTCTGGTGATGATAATCCACGGGTGGTCG GAATCTGTTCAATTCTCTCGAAGCCATGTTCACCTAATTGGGTACAGCCTGGGTGCACACGTATCAGGATTTGCCGGCAGTTCCATCGGTGGAACGCACAAGATTGGGAGAATCACAG GGCTGGATGCCGCGGGCCCTTTGTTTGAGGGAAGTTCCCCCAGCAATCGTCTTTCTCCAGATGACGCCAATTTTGTGGATGCCATTCATACCTTTACCCGGGAGCACATGGGCCTGAGCGTGGGCATCAAACAGCCCATAGGACACTATGACTTCTATCCCAACGGGGGCTCCTTCCAGCCTGGCTGCCACTTCCTAGAGCTCTACAGACATATTGCCCAGCACGGCTTCAATG CCATCACCCAGACCATAAAATGCTCCCACGAGCGATCGGTGCACCTTTTCATCGACTCCTTGCTGCACGCCGGCACGCAGAGCATGGCCTACCTGTGTGGTGACATGAACAGCTTCAGCCAGGGCCTGTGCCTGAGCTGCAAGAAGGGCCGCTGCAACACGCTGGGCTACCACGTCCGCCAGGAGCCGCGGAGCAAGAGCAAGAGGCTCTTCCTCGTGACGCGAGACCAGTCCCCCTTCAAAG ttTATCATTACCAGTTCAAGATCCAGTTCATCAACCAAACTCAGACGCCAATACAAACATCTTTTACCATGTCACTACTcggaacaaaagagaaaatgcagaaaattccCATCACTCT GGGCAAAGGAATTCTTAGTAATAAAACGTATTCCTTTCTCATCACGCTGGATGTGGATATCGGCGGACTGATCATGATCAAGTTCAGGTGGGAAAACAGTGCAGTGTGGGCCAATGTCTGGAACACGGTCCAGACCATCATCCCATGGAGCACAGGGCCCCGCCACTCAGGCCTCATTCTGAAGACAATCAGAGTCAAAGCAGGAGAAACCCAGCAAAG AATGACGTTTTGCTCAGAAAACACAGATGACCTACTACTTCGCCCAACCCAGGAAAAAATCTTCTTCAAATGTGAAATAAAGTCTAAAACATCAAAGCGAAAGATCAGATGA
- the LIPC gene encoding hepatic triacylglycerol lipase isoform X2, whose product MDTSPLCFSILLVLCIFIQSSAHGQSLKPEPFGRRAQAVETNKTLHEMKTRFLLFGETNQGCQIRINHLDTLQECGFNSSLPLVMIIHGWSVDGILENWIWQMVAALKSQPAQPVNVGLVDWITLAHDHYTIAVRNTRLVGKEVAALLRWLEESVQFSRSHVHLIGYSLGAHVSGFAGSSIGGTHKIGRITGLDAAGPLFEGSSPSNRLSPDDANFVDAIHTFTREHMGLSVGIKQPIGHYDFYPNGGSFQPGCHFLELYRHIAQHGFNAITQTIKCSHERSVHLFIDSLLHAGTQSMAYLCGDMNSFSQGLCLSCKKGRCNTLGYHVRQEPRSKSKRLFLVTRDQSPFKVYHYQFKIQFINQTQTPIQTSFTMSLLGTKEKMQKIPITLGKGILSNKTYSFLITLDVDIGGLIMIKFRWENSAVWANVWNTVQTIIPWSTGPRHSGLILKTIRVKAGETQQRSPNMISLGRLNCSLLFCSELFSHDSLAHWSSAASEL is encoded by the exons AGCCATTTGGAAGAAGAGCTCAAGctgttgaaacaaacaaaacGCTGCATGAGATGAAGACCAGATTCCTGCTCTTTGGAGAAACCAATCAGGGCTGTCAGATTCGAATCAATCATCTGGACACGTTACAGGAGTGCGGCTTCAACTCCTCCCTGCCTCTGGTGATGATAATCCACGGGTGGTCG GTGGATGGCATACTAGAAAACTGGATCTGGCAGATGGTGGCCGCGCTGAAGTCTCAGCCAGCCCAGCCAGTGAACGTGGGGCTGGTGGACTGGATCACCCTGGCCCACGACCACTACACCATCGCCGTCCGCAACACCCGCCTTGTGGGCAAGGAGGTCGCGGCTCTTCTCCGGTGGCTGGAG GAATCTGTTCAATTCTCTCGAAGCCATGTTCACCTAATTGGGTACAGCCTGGGTGCACACGTATCAGGATTTGCCGGCAGTTCCATCGGTGGAACGCACAAGATTGGGAGAATCACAG GGCTGGATGCCGCGGGCCCTTTGTTTGAGGGAAGTTCCCCCAGCAATCGTCTTTCTCCAGATGACGCCAATTTTGTGGATGCCATTCATACCTTTACCCGGGAGCACATGGGCCTGAGCGTGGGCATCAAACAGCCCATAGGACACTATGACTTCTATCCCAACGGGGGCTCCTTCCAGCCTGGCTGCCACTTCCTAGAGCTCTACAGACATATTGCCCAGCACGGCTTCAATG CCATCACCCAGACCATAAAATGCTCCCACGAGCGATCGGTGCACCTTTTCATCGACTCCTTGCTGCACGCCGGCACGCAGAGCATGGCCTACCTGTGTGGTGACATGAACAGCTTCAGCCAGGGCCTGTGCCTGAGCTGCAAGAAGGGCCGCTGCAACACGCTGGGCTACCACGTCCGCCAGGAGCCGCGGAGCAAGAGCAAGAGGCTCTTCCTCGTGACGCGAGACCAGTCCCCCTTCAAAG ttTATCATTACCAGTTCAAGATCCAGTTCATCAACCAAACTCAGACGCCAATACAAACATCTTTTACCATGTCACTACTcggaacaaaagagaaaatgcagaaaattccCATCACTCT GGGCAAAGGAATTCTTAGTAATAAAACGTATTCCTTTCTCATCACGCTGGATGTGGATATCGGCGGACTGATCATGATCAAGTTCAGGTGGGAAAACAGTGCAGTGTGGGCCAATGTCTGGAACACGGTCCAGACCATCATCCCATGGAGCACAGGGCCCCGCCACTCAGGCCTCATTCTGAAGACAATCAGAGTCAAAGCAGGAGAAACCCAGCAAAG ATCTCCCAACATGATCAGTCTGGGAAGATTAAACTGCTCGCTCCTCTTCTGCAGTGAGCTCTTCTCACATGACTCTTTGGCCCATTGGAGCAGTGCTGCTTCTGAGCTCTGA
- the LIPC gene encoding hepatic triacylglycerol lipase isoform X1 has translation MDTSPLCFSILLVLCIFIQSSAHGQSLKPEPFGRRAQAVETNKTLHEMKTRFLLFGETNQGCQIRINHLDTLQECGFNSSLPLVMIIHGWSVDGILENWIWQMVAALKSQPAQPVNVGLVDWITLAHDHYTIAVRNTRLVGKEVAALLRWLEESVQFSRSHVHLIGYSLGAHVSGFAGSSIGGTHKIGRITGLDAAGPLFEGSSPSNRLSPDDANFVDAIHTFTREHMGLSVGIKQPIGHYDFYPNGGSFQPGCHFLELYRHIAQHGFNAITQTIKCSHERSVHLFIDSLLHAGTQSMAYLCGDMNSFSQGLCLSCKKGRCNTLGYHVRQEPRSKSKRLFLVTRDQSPFKVYHYQFKIQFINQTQTPIQTSFTMSLLGTKEKMQKIPITLGKGILSNKTYSFLITLDVDIGGLIMIKFRWENSAVWANVWNTVQTIIPWSTGPRHSGLILKTIRVKAGETQQRMTFCSENTDDLLLRPTQEKIFFKCEIKSKTSKRKIR, from the exons AGCCATTTGGAAGAAGAGCTCAAGctgttgaaacaaacaaaacGCTGCATGAGATGAAGACCAGATTCCTGCTCTTTGGAGAAACCAATCAGGGCTGTCAGATTCGAATCAATCATCTGGACACGTTACAGGAGTGCGGCTTCAACTCCTCCCTGCCTCTGGTGATGATAATCCACGGGTGGTCG GTGGATGGCATACTAGAAAACTGGATCTGGCAGATGGTGGCCGCGCTGAAGTCTCAGCCAGCCCAGCCAGTGAACGTGGGGCTGGTGGACTGGATCACCCTGGCCCACGACCACTACACCATCGCCGTCCGCAACACCCGCCTTGTGGGCAAGGAGGTCGCGGCTCTTCTCCGGTGGCTGGAG GAATCTGTTCAATTCTCTCGAAGCCATGTTCACCTAATTGGGTACAGCCTGGGTGCACACGTATCAGGATTTGCCGGCAGTTCCATCGGTGGAACGCACAAGATTGGGAGAATCACAG GGCTGGATGCCGCGGGCCCTTTGTTTGAGGGAAGTTCCCCCAGCAATCGTCTTTCTCCAGATGACGCCAATTTTGTGGATGCCATTCATACCTTTACCCGGGAGCACATGGGCCTGAGCGTGGGCATCAAACAGCCCATAGGACACTATGACTTCTATCCCAACGGGGGCTCCTTCCAGCCTGGCTGCCACTTCCTAGAGCTCTACAGACATATTGCCCAGCACGGCTTCAATG CCATCACCCAGACCATAAAATGCTCCCACGAGCGATCGGTGCACCTTTTCATCGACTCCTTGCTGCACGCCGGCACGCAGAGCATGGCCTACCTGTGTGGTGACATGAACAGCTTCAGCCAGGGCCTGTGCCTGAGCTGCAAGAAGGGCCGCTGCAACACGCTGGGCTACCACGTCCGCCAGGAGCCGCGGAGCAAGAGCAAGAGGCTCTTCCTCGTGACGCGAGACCAGTCCCCCTTCAAAG ttTATCATTACCAGTTCAAGATCCAGTTCATCAACCAAACTCAGACGCCAATACAAACATCTTTTACCATGTCACTACTcggaacaaaagagaaaatgcagaaaattccCATCACTCT GGGCAAAGGAATTCTTAGTAATAAAACGTATTCCTTTCTCATCACGCTGGATGTGGATATCGGCGGACTGATCATGATCAAGTTCAGGTGGGAAAACAGTGCAGTGTGGGCCAATGTCTGGAACACGGTCCAGACCATCATCCCATGGAGCACAGGGCCCCGCCACTCAGGCCTCATTCTGAAGACAATCAGAGTCAAAGCAGGAGAAACCCAGCAAAG AATGACGTTTTGCTCAGAAAACACAGATGACCTACTACTTCGCCCAACCCAGGAAAAAATCTTCTTCAAATGTGAAATAAAGTCTAAAACATCAAAGCGAAAGATCAGATGA